The following are encoded together in the Macadamia integrifolia cultivar HAES 741 chromosome 10, SCU_Mint_v3, whole genome shotgun sequence genome:
- the LOC122090595 gene encoding osmotin-like protein — translation MVVLSLLHSQSRVGSVFLMFLMTLLVNYSPLTNATAPEMILTVVNNCPFTIWPAIQPNAGHAVLERGGFALETLTHRSFPAPTQHWSGRLWARTGCTFSNGRFSCTTGDCGRLECNGAGGVTPVTLAQFTLHHGHNDLSSYAVSLVDGFNLPMTVTPHEGKGLCPVVGCRANLLATCPTNLELRSPAGHGPIVACKSGCEAFGTDELCCRNHYNSPQTCKSSSYSDFYKHACPATFTYAHDSPSLNHECSSPRELKVIFCH, via the coding sequence ATGGTGGTCCTCAGCCTCCTCCACTCTCAGTCCCGAGTTGGCTCGGTCTTCCTGATGTTTCTGATGACTCTGTTGGTTAACTACTCTCCTCTCACCAACGCCACCGCTCCTGAGATGATTCTCACGGTGGTGAACAACTGTCCCTTCACCATATGGCCAGCCATCCAGCCCAACGCCGGCCACGCCGTCCTTGAACGCGGCGGTTTCGCTCTTGAAACCCTAACCCACCGCTCCTTCCCTGCTCCTACCCAACACTGGTCCGGCCGTCTCTGGGCCCGAACCGGCTGCACTTTCTCCAACGGTCGTTTCTCCTGCACCACCGGCGACTGTGGTCGCCTGGAGTGTAACGGCGCCGGAGGCGTAACCCCAGTCACCCTAGCCCAGTTCACTCTCCACCACGGTCATAACGATCTGTCCTCCTACGCCGTCAGTCTCGTTGATGGCTTCAATCTCCCCATGACCGTGACCCCTCACGAGGGTAAGGGTCTCTGCCCCGTCGTGGGTTGCAGGGCTAATCTACTGGCCACCTGCCCTACCAACTTGGAGCTAAGAAGCCCAGCTGGCCATGGACCTATCGTTGCTTGCAAGAGCGGTTGTGAAGCTTTTGGCACAGACGAGCTGTGTTGCAGGAACCACTACAATAGCCCTCAAACTTGCAAGTCATCTAGCTACTCTGACTTCTACAAGCACGCCTGCCCTGCTACCTTCACTTACGCCCACGATAGCCCTTCGCTTAACCATGAATGTTCTTCTCCCCGGGAGCTCAAGGTCATCTTCTGTCACTGA